TATGCTGGTTCCACAACATATCTATTCTTTCAAATTTTTGCCTGTCAACTAACTTGCTTACAAGCTGAAACATAAATGCCAAACATTGACATAACTCTAATAGAACATCTCCAATCCATGCAATGGATCCTTATGAACTATAAAAGCAAAACTGCAAAGACAAACGtcaatggagagagagagagagagagagagagagagagagagagattatgcAAGCAACTACTGCCTGATATAAGCTGCCTACAAATTTTGGGAACAAATTAACTGTATGAAAATAACGTtattaatattattgaaaattcatacattcattaatAATGCAAAATCGTTAACAAGTCCATTATTGAATTCATGTTCAAGTTTTAGCGAATAATTCTTTATTAATCTTGTTCTCGTCAGTTGTCACACAATGTAACTCGAATACATTATTATGTCTGTCTATGAACAGGgaacttcttttatttcttacAAAAAAGAtaccaaggcagaataaagtgcAATATTGAACATATAGATAAAATCCCCCTAGTGCTAGTGAAGTGTTATGCTTGTTATGCATAGTGTagtctttatgttgatgatattaaggaAATATGGAACAGCTGCTAAACAAAATGCAGAACTGGGGCATATCAAAACACTGTCCTCGTGTATATTTGCACCATATCGTGATATACTCCAGGATTCAACAGGAACAACAAGAGGAGTTCAATAAACCAGCAAATGAGAATAATGGTCTCAATAATCTGTCTTTCGCTTGAAGGAGCAATATCTCTCTACATAGGCGTCAAATGTAAATGTTAGATGTGTAGgaaaattgagaaaaataagGTGAGTGATTGAGAAAAGGGAGGAAAATTAGCAACAAAAAGGGGAGGAAAATTAGCGACTGAAATTTAACTATGACTCATTCTTTTCATAGCAGATAaagaaaccaataaatttagccaAAACTTAGGCTAGGAAACGAATTTCCTTTTGAAATATTCTTCTATTTACAACACTttatgttaccaaaaaatcaaataaaataaaatctcccTTGTGCAACCAAAAGGCCATATTTAACATTTCTAAAGGAAGTTGCTATTGTCACAGCCATTTTGGATGCGGTCAAAGCTACTTCAATctgatatatataattttattttgactGAATTAAGTGTTTGTTATATAAACCAAAATTCAAGGATAATGGGAAAAATAAATGAAGTCACTTTGCATCCCTTTATACCTCCCATTCTCCCTTTCAAGAATCCTTAAAAAAGACAAAAAGTAGAAAAAAAGAAATATTCAGAAGTACAAATTTATcgtttctctctccatctctcaaTCTGTCTCCCTCTTAAACTTCGATATCTCCTTAGAATCCAAGAAGGAGGGAAGAATTTATGCCAGCCATTTATTAACTATGTTAatgaaaattcatgaaatttaaGCAACGTAGAGCAAGAAGAGTTATGGGAAAATAGGGGTGAGAAACacattcccaaaaaaaaaaaaaaattactaagcCAATACTAATTAAGAATCCTAAATAAACTTAAGGGATAATGGCCAAAAAAATCCTAAActttaaaccttttttttttttaacaaccaCACCCTGAACTATTGACAATAGTGTAATTGTACCTGCCGTTAACCACACAGTTCAACTATGATCCAATGGTGGCATTTCAGTTCATTTTCAAAAATGAGACAGTGAGATAGCAGTTCTGTTAATTTCTAACGGTGTGGTTAACAGCAAGATACAATTACATTTCTAACGGTGTGGTTAACAGCGAAATACAATTACTTTGTTTTCAATAGTTATGAgtacaattattaaaataaaaaagttcAAGGTACAACTGTAAAAATGTGtaaattttggaattttttttttttgccattccCCATGGAAactagaaaaataataataaatctaaTAGAAttgctaaataataataataataataataataataataataaaattcctaaataatagaACACTAAATATAGATATATAAATTTCCTAATTTTACAATAAATATAATTCCTAAGTTCCAACTTCTTATACTGCATCACTAAGGTAACAATGGCATAGGTAACAATAGCATGAATTGCAGTGAGTTGACTTAGGACCCATAAGCATTCTAGATGGTTTTTGCATGGTATTTGCACTATGGCTATGCAACTGCTTTCCTCAATTACTTttttcttccctttcttcttAAGATGTGTTAGGTAGAAGATTAAAAAATCAAAAGTGAAATATTACCCTTGTAAGTTTTAATTTGTAAGAGAGTAATTATTAACCTAATCCCCCCAAGGTTAACACATTACACCTCAAAAGTGTATAAGTATTAATGAGATGAAAAGTTCACCTAGTCACTTTAAGTATCCAAACAATGTTAACAAATGATTAAAAGTTACAAAGGTAATAATTACCCTTATTAACCTTGTACCAACGTCCCCTTAaaagaaaaatatgaaaaaaaaaatatgaagaaAGCAATTCTTTGCCCCATTCAATTACAAAATCCCTACCCTATTACAGTCCCTTTCTTCATCTGCTTTTAACTGTTCCCTTAGTATGACAATTGTTACTTATCTGCTAATTTCAGCCTTAAGACCGGAATTTGTCCTTCTTATATCTTGGCTGTCAATCACAATCAAATTAATCCCATTTTCCATGTGCCAAAACAACTAATTTCCGTTCAAAAATTAGCATGTGCATACAAGATTTACACAAAAGAAAGTGCAACATGACAGATCTGTAAAGACAACAAAACTGGATTTCTCAATCAATCCAATCAAGCTATAAAGGTGTGGGCCATGAGCTTTTCTTGATTGAAGACCCTTACAAGAGATGTTACCTTGGGAATTCCTTCCCTATTTTTTTGGGGAGCTCTTTTCTAGTTCAGGACTCAAGGGAAATGAGGAAGAGGCGGTGGGGGTAAGGAAGCCCGGAGCTGGATATCTATGGCCTTCAATTTTATTCACTCACTGCCATTAAATTTGGATTTATGAAGCaatttagacaaaaaaaaaacaaacgaATTTTTGTCTATGACAACAGCAACTCTTTTTCCAAAATCTTAGTAGCAAAATTCCATCATTACTTCATTGTTTGTCCTACTTTGTCTACAGTCTTCACCACATCAATTAGAGAAACTACAAAATTTCAGAAGAATATTATCACTGCACCTTCCCTGCCCCAAAAGGGTATTTTCAGGGTAATTCCACATTATTAACTTAATTTCTggtaaatttaaaattctattaGTTTATATAGTAAAACaaatatcattattattaaaatattcaatttccttttcttttttttccccctTCTTTTCTAAGGGACATAAATATTCAGTTCCTCAACGCTTAATTTGCTCAAAATATCCTATATCAATCCTCATTCAGACAcccataaatccaaaataaaaaaatgaactaTCACAGTTGCACCAAAcatgagagagacagagagagatatTGAACAACAGGGCTATATAATCAATTACAAAGTGCAATTGAAGAAGTTTCAAAGTGACACAATAGAaatcgttaaaaaaaaaaaaaaaagtgacacAATAGACAAGGTACAAAAATTAATGTAGACTTACTGGGTTGGAAGATTTCCTGGACCATGGAAGAACTTGCCGACATTAGAGTATCTCCGATTCTCATCATGAGCTACGCCTCTACCCACCCCATACCCAAATCCATAGCCAATTCCACATCCAGCACCGAACCCAAAACCCATTTGTAGACCAGGAATCCCAGGACCCAGCCCAACTCCTGATATAGTAGCATTTGGTAACcatgaaaaaaattaaaggcAAAAATTAAAAGGTAGCTGAAGAAGCAATTTTTACCTCCGATGAGGCCGACGCCGAAGCCGACGCCGCAGCCGGCGCCGAGGCCAAAAGCGGGGCCGGCCTTCCCAAAGTCCTTAAACCTCACTTCTGGAAGCTTCCAGAGTAAACCCTTTTCCTCTTCGTCACTTCTTCTGCTATAATTGTTCATCTTTTGGGGATGGAAGTGTGTTGCTCGTCCTCCGGGTCATAGGTCCCACTATATTTGAGGCCTTCCGCCACTTGGTGAGCGAAATTTTCAAAAGCCTCCCCCGCAGCTACGATATTTTCAAAACCATTGAATTCGAGGCATTATAATTTTATACGTAAGTTAAATATCACTATAAttacttttataaaattttataaaattcaattgaattctaattaaaatttatttgaaataaattttgtctgaaataatttaaaataaatataaaatttaattaatttttatataattcattttttgatataattttatgattgaaattcatttatttttatttcttatacTATCatcaaaagtaaaattaaaaaattataattttctactaTATTAAAAAATTCTATACCTtataaatttataacaattaacaatatattataaatataacatAAATTCACATAGCTATTAATATAAGAaacttattatgaaagaattttcaaattatttaaatgaaattttttttacaaAGTAAAAAATGATTAGATATAAAAAGTTAATAAGAAGTTAAAATAATAGGAAGTTAAAATAAATATctctcttttaaattttttttaattaattaatggtatttggtaagttttctaattaataaatattaggaAGATAAATGACTGGGTGAAATTTTTTATACGGGTATTttagttaaaaaatattattatgtaAAACTTATGggattcattttaaatttaattaaatttaataaaaattagttTTAGTTATTATTCATTCCATATAATTGAATTCCAAGAATTATATTCTAGTTTTTATTAAAACAAACACACAAAGTatgaaatttaattgaattccACAAATTTTATGAAATGGAATTGAATGAAACAAAATCTAAaagtaatatttttaaaattatatttatatttgtcATTTCACTCATGCATTGCACATaccatttattattttattttaataagataatttaatatatttttttactatactttataatttcattattatattataaaattttaattaattataattttatttcaaatttaacaaataaataagttgattaataattttttaattaatctttAAATTATTTGACATATACTAATAAAaggataaataaaatagaaagaaaatgcACATGCAACTTTACAAttttagaaatattattattaaaatataaggaaatatttttaaatcttctaaataattttttaatatatatgtatataattttttttaaagtaattaTTCCTTTTTAATGTAAATATGATAAATATAGTTTTAAAATTCTCAAAAAAATAATTGTACAAAAagtgattttaaattttaatagttgAGATAAGATTTTAAtggttaaattttaaaaatatttaaataaattaacatttaatatgataagttaaattttattgataaatttaaaaaaaaaagataataaaagaCGGGTCAACAATTTTTAACTATATTTATTGGTTTATGGGGCACACTCTATAATAAAAACGATATCATAGGgcaattttttaaatatactaattagCTTACGTGGCATGCTCacataaaacttttttttttaaatttaactttaatatatatatgctAATAATAATTTCTTATATACCCTctttacataaatttttcaggcaTTCTCTATTTGTGGGAATATACTTGTTAAGACTACAATCAATTTAATAGCTTTTCATACTCATTATTCATATTTTTAATGTAGTTAGCATTTGATATTTATAGCAACTTTTCTTATACCTGGAATAAagttaaaagaaaggaaaaatttaacacttaaaaattaaaaagaaaatgattCTAATTGTTTTCGAGGACAAATAATCAGTGGTATTATTCTAAAATAAGTAAACAGTGGTGTTGTTCTAAGCTGGAAATTCATCTCTATTCTACATCGGCTAACTTAAAAGAATAAATTGTAGTAATTAACACTTGAGTTTGAAGATTGGGCTTGGGTTTCTAATCCTAATATAGTTATGAAATTGTTATAAAATTAAtacaataaattaatttattagtttaGTGAAAATTCATTTAGGAAAGTAATTCAatttaggaaattaaaattgcatctTAGGaaatctattatatatatatatatatatatatatatatatatatatatatatatatatatatatatatttttttttttttttttttttccaaagtcTAAGCTTTCAAAATGGTTTCACACAAATGTACCACCTATATTAATAAGAagatttaaaattttgttatgtggcataatcttctctttatctttattcttttgtatttttatataaacaaattaactaattatattaaaaatggactttttatttaaatatttttaaattttaactactAAAATCTTTCTTATACTCAacaaaataatgataaaaaaataatattttttaattaaaaaaaggggaattgttttttaaaaaattatattaatataagcaCTAAACAATTATTCACtagaaaattatttatgaaatttaattttttttaaaacatttattatatttaaaattattattttagtaatgaaaatttaaaaatcaccatatcatatgtgtttttttttcttttaactttGTTTGTACCTTTATTAGTACACAACAactaattcaaaaaaaaatctatcaattaacttattttaaaaattaaaattaaatgatatattattaaatataaaattatatcgattactattaaaaattttatataatatttgaaataaaatcactttttatttaaaatattgttaaatttcATCTACCAATCTTATCTTatgctaaaaaattaattatcaaaaaattaaattttttaattaaatttttggttAAATTAGAAAATGGgtgaaatatttttcaaaatttatatatatatcaaaatttatatatatatattcactagaaaattattaatgtaatttaaacatttatttttcGAGAATATATCTtatgtttaaaatttaaaaatttgataaaagtaatttaaaaataCTATGTGATATATGTTTTTTTGTactttgtttatttttttatatgaaatataatcaattaattaaaaaataataaaaaaatctattaatcaac
The Hevea brasiliensis isolate MT/VB/25A 57/8 chromosome 15, ASM3005281v1, whole genome shotgun sequence genome window above contains:
- the LOC110663838 gene encoding uncharacterized protein LOC110663838 isoform X2 — encoded protein: MNNYSRRSDEEEKGLLWKLPEVRFKDFGKAGPAFGLGAGCGVGFGVGLIGGVGLGPGIPGLQMGFGFGAGCGIGYGFGYGVGRGVAHDENRRYSNVGKFFHGPGNLPTQEILLLQAKDRLLRPLFSFAGLLNSSCCSC
- the LOC110663838 gene encoding uncharacterized protein LOC110663838 isoform X3 — translated: MNNYSRRSDEEEKGLLWKLPEVRFKDFGKAGPAFGLGAGCGVGFGVGLIGGVGLGPGIPGLQMGFGFGAGCGIGYGFGYGVGRGVAHDENRRYSNVGKFFHGPGNLPTQQRSQG
- the LOC110663838 gene encoding uncharacterized protein LOC110663838 isoform X1; its protein translation is MNNYSRRSDEEEKGLLWKLPEVRFKDFGKAGPAFGLGAGCGVGFGVGLIGGVGLGPGIPGLQMGFGFGAGCGIGYGFGYGVGRGVAHDENRRYSNVGKFFHGPGNLPTQDEIGGLIDELVINTKKLVRATSREIEKWRK